In Yarrowia lipolytica chromosome 1F, complete sequence, a genomic segment contains:
- a CDS encoding uncharacterized protein (Compare to YALI0F30371g, similar to Saccharomyces cerevisiae YBR270C and BIT61 (YJL058C); ancestral locus Anc_1.323, weakly similar to uniprot|Q8WZY9 Neurospora crassa conserved hypothetical protein), producing the protein MIDSIPEEDQPDFAGFTSRAPQARGRRFSHHRSSSDSSSSSHSPHALRGFSGGPFVPELLPGFVPGQSKPTNNNGSANMNSNPAPQQHTSMPPNVPPPPLPSTNNNTTTNNNPFGPILSSYPGYNSPQTQHQQPQQPPQQPQYNPPAAPYQHQNGTQSLGPSPQLRGEDFVNIGHQQHHYASQHQQQPLQQPPPVQNQATRSASAGNLVRPNAPFAANSATTTSSVPSSPSASFYGQSDSNSTLIGSNYSTINLSNVSGNSPVTPTHSNPGLGQSQGYGGNPGIGSYSSNSSTNTVQQSMSTLDGATAATAAATALRRVSSIPIQSTQRPISQNDNPPDTSPKKTRSFGHSNNPFGIHLHGHNGLKNSKLGKKISGKRSPSSSPKNVATGSTGSNNVASSSAAMSSSASVKSDMSSVVGGMGNNNDVGLSTTNTTSTDSSTAAAAAAYAPNVPSKQSALFKAKLFAKQAKQQSSAKSLKPKLKRKGNIDLTIQTQLPSTRPSLAERSPLNRPSKELERIASIGSNVPITPTMASGRGDYNHPLTAGAKDDSPSAKNKAHSILLRAKKDVHSAAAFMSSSSSNSKLINEQGGSLYSFQSSSPGALHKSFSSALELKNFNQTKEDKEQLADDAWALLCSRVLPLFSGEGIRVPIEDLNKLVVMHTNLRIQEHVTAKSLLQEFKDLLRSGMYTLDSTMSRVPDDKLIAHLTTVWGHFFSDVLPYWEGVFLPLQQEFDGYGKSMKPEESEKFWGMLLMDRDQLNIRLMTLCAFRDYIILPHSERLTRIISNFELSSQGANTPVRLLQCFSILASILSADAQQQKMDELVKVLKTGWFSRSRAGKDRRGMIIKA; encoded by the coding sequence ATGATTGACAGTATACCCGAAGAGGACCAGCCGGACTTTGCTGGGTTTACTTCTCGTGCGCCTCAGGCTCGTGGACGACGCTTCAGCCACCACAGAAGTTCCTCCGACTCCTCAAGCTCCAGCCATTCCCCCCACGCTTTGCGGGGATTTTCCGGAGGTCCATTTGTCCCCGAGCTGCTGCCTGGTTTCGTTCCCGGACAGTCCAAGCCGACAAATAACAATGGCTCCGCTAACATGAACTCGAATCCAGCTCCTCAGCAACACACTAGCATGCCTCCGAATGTACCCCCTCCGCCGCTACCTagcaccaacaacaacacgaCGACGAACAACAACCCGTTTGGACCGATCCTGAGCAGCTACCCGGGATATAACAGTCCCCAAACTCAGCATCAACAGCCACAGCAGCCCCCGCAGCAGCCACAATACAACCCTCCTGCAGCGCCTTATCAGCACCAAAATGGAACCCAAAGTCTGGGGCCTAGCCCACAACTTCGAGGAGAGGATTTCGTCAACATCGGCCATCAGCAACACCACTACGCATCacagcatcaacaacaGCCACTTCAGCAGCCACCACCCGTTCAGAATCAGGCTACCAGATCGGCATCTGCAGGAAACCTGGTCCGTCCGAACGCCCCATTTGCTGCCAACAGTGCTACGACGACATCCTCTGTGCCATCATCTCCCTCTGCATCTTTCTACGGCCAGAGCGACTCGAATTCGACTCTCATCGGGTCCAACTATTCGACAATCAATCTAAGCAATGTCAGTGGAAACAGTCCAGTTACTCCGACACACTCGAACCCAGGTCTAGGCCAATCACAAGGATACGGTGGGAACCCTGGCATTGGCTCCTATTCGTCGAATAGCAGCACTAATACGGTCCAACAATCTATGAGCACGCTCGATGGGGCTACTGCTGCCACTGCGGCTGCTACTGCTCTCAGAAGGGTATCATCTATTCCCATCCAGTCGACTCAACGGCCGATTTCCCAAAACGACAACCCTCCAGATACCAGTCCCAAGAAGACGCGGTCATTTGGCCACTCAAATAACCCTTTTGGAATCCACTTACATGGCCACAATGGCCTCAAAAATTCAAAGCTGGGTAAGAAGATTTCTGGAAAACGTTCGCCCAGCTCTAGCCCCAAAAACGTGGCTACTGGTTCCACTGGGTCTAACAACGTTGCCAGCTCAAGCGCAGCTATGAGTAGCAGCGCGTCTGTGAAATCCGACATGAGCTCTGTGGTTGGTGGTATGGGAAACAACAATGACGTTGGACTCTCtaccacaaacacaacttCCACAGACAGTTCGACAGCTGCCGCTGCAGCTGCGTATGCCCCCAATGTGCCCTCTAAACAGTCGGCTCTGTTTAAGGCAAAGCTGTTTGCCAAACAAGCAAAACAACAATCGTCAGCCAAGAGTTTAAAGCCCAAACTCAAGCGCAAAGGCAACATTGACCTTACTATTCAGACACAACTCCCCAGCACTCGTCCTTCACTAGCAGAAAGAAGTCCACTGAACAGACCTTCCAAGGAACTGGAACGAATTGCAAGCATCGGCAGCAACGTACCCATCACGCCAACCATGGCGTCTGGCAGAGGAGATTACAACCATCCCTTGACAGCCGGAGCTAAGGATGACTCTCCCAGTGCGAAAAACAAGGCCCACTCCATTCTGCTGAgagccaagaaggatgtgCATTCTGCGGCTGCCTTCATgtcttcgtcttcgtccaactccaagctcatcaacgAACAGGGCGGTTCCTTATACTCGTTCCAGAGCTCCTCACCTGGTGCTTTACACAAGAGTTTTTCCAGTGCTCTGGAACTCAAGAATTTCAaccagaccaaggaggataAGGAACAGCTCGCTGACGACGCATGGGCGCTTCTGTGTTCTCGAGTGCTTCCCTTGTTTTCAGGTGAAGGCATCCGAGTCCCCATTGAAGATctcaacaagctggtggTGATGCACACTAATCTGCGGATCCAGGAGCATGTCACAGCCAAGTCTTTGTTGCAAGAATTCAAGGACCTGCTGAGATCTGGCATGTATACGCTGGACTCTACTATGTCCCGTGTGCCAGATGACAAGCTTATTGCTCACCTGACGACAGTTTGGGGTCACTTCTTCTCAGACGTGCTCCCTTACTGGGAGGGTGTCTTTCTGCCTCTTCAGCAGGAGTTCGATGGTTACGGAAAGAGCATGAAGCCCGAAGAGAGCGAGAAGTTCTGGGGTATGTTGCTCATGGACCGTGATCAGCTGAACATTCGTCTCATGACTCTGTGTGCGTTCAGAGACTACATCATTCTCCCTCACTCTGAGCGGTTGACTCGAATCATTTCCAATTTCGAGCTATCTTCTCAGGGAGCCAACACTCCCGTTAGACTCTTACAGTGTTTCTCCATCTTGGCCTCCATTCTGAGTGCTGATGCGCAACAGCAAAAGATGGACGAGCTGGTGAAGGTGCTCAAGACAGGATGGTTTTCTCGTTCCAGGGCAGGCAAGGACAGACGAGGCATGATTATCAAGGCCTAG
- a CDS encoding uncharacterized protein (Compare to YALI0F30349g, similar to Saccharomyces cerevisiae APA1 (YCL050C) and APA2 (YDR530C); ancestral locus Anc_1.17, similar to uniprot|P49348 Kluyveromyces lactis APA2 5 5- P-1 P-4-tetraphosphate phosphorylase II), which produces MVQCSTLSHSRNATNMFRRPSLPTHFPELLTKTFEAAVKSGDLIYTESTQESATDNGVDVRYTFAPALAKKPTKDDNNGDEKTEKPKFNPFEKPDPKLMLVPDFGDYSLVLNKFAIVPNHFMCISKKVIPQTAPLTPNDLEYSYAALQAAQSDGAKYIGFFNCGPNSGASVDHKHIQFIELPKDFTPFPESVIKAKGRDYKPGQQPLSSEKVPFAHFIVPWEAEWAEEDAKADNDTEVAIEDPVAEELGFKFSTVLSRVLTELRVNDAPSISYNVVFTDKWVMAVPRSKESYKDISVNATGTVGLLLAKSQEQLDIFKEETPLKVLTELGFVKPEEEEHPEYDY; this is translated from the coding sequence ATGGTCCAGTGCTCTACACTCTCACATTCACGCAACGCCACAAATATGTTCAGACGACCCTCACTGCCTACCCACTTCCCTGAGCTGCTTACCAAGACTTTCGAGGCCGCTGTAAAGTCCGGCGATCTCATCTACACAGAGAGTACACAGGAATCTGCTACTGATAACGGAGTTGATGTGCGATACACATTTGCTCCTGCCCTGGCCAAAAAGCCCACTAAGGACGACAACAATGGCGACGAGAAGACTGAGAAACCCAAGTTCAACCCCTTTGAGAAGCCCGACCCCAAGCTCATGCTCGTACCCGACTTTGGAGACTACTCTCTGGTTCTGAACAAGTTTGCCATTGTTCCGAACCATTTCATGTGCATCTCCAAGAAGGTGATCCCCCAGACTGCTCCCCTGACCCCGAATGATCTGGAGTACTCTTACGCCGCTTTGCAGGCAGCCCAATCGGATGGTGCCAAGTACATTGGCTTCTTCAACTGCGGACCCAATTCTGGAGCCTCTGTGGATCACAAGCATATTCAGTTCATTGAGCTGCCGAAGGACTTCACTCCTTTCCCCGAGTCGGTAATCAAAGCAAAGGGACGAGACTACAAGCCCGGTCAGCAGCCTTTGTCGTCCGAAAAGGTGCCCTTTGCACACTTCATTGTGCCTTGGGAGGCAGAGTGGGCTGAGGAAGATGCTAAGGCCGATAACGACACTGAGGTGGCCATTGAGGACCCCGttgccgaggagctgggaTTCAAATTCAGCACTGTGTTGTCCCGAGTTCTGACCGAGCTCAGAGTCAATGATGCTCCCAGCATCTCATACAATGTTGTCTTCACCGACAAATGGGTCATGGCTGTGCCTCGAAGCAAGGAGTCATACAAGGACATCAGCGTGAATGCTACTGGAACCGTAGGTCTATTGCTGGCCAAGTCtcaggagcagctggacaTCTTCAAAGAGGAAACCCCTCTCAAGGTGCTTACTGAGCTGGGATTCGTGAagcctgaggaggaggagcatcCTGAGTACGACTACTAG
- a CDS encoding uncharacterized protein (Compare to YALI0F30415g, similar to Saccharomyces cerevisiae YHC3 (YJL059W); ancestral locus Anc_1.322, similar to uniprot|P47040 Saccharomyces cerevisiae YJL059w YHC3 unknown function) translates to MQLEPAHLVYAAFWTFGLVNNVLYVVILTAAVDLVGPQTPKAVVLLADVLPSFLIKLAAPFFIHKIPYNRRITLLVGLSTVGMMSVSLASPLFLKLVGVVLASFSSGLGEVTFLQLTHFYDTRALNGWSSGTGGAGLVGSGLFMLLTTVLGVSVKTSLLVFAFFPLAFLGVYFYLLPPRDYNRVPGAFPVHSNDPETGIETQPITWEFVASGYETTMVRLKPLVMPYMLPLFLVYFSEYTINQGVAPTLLFPMEELPFSKFRDVYVTYGTLYQLGVFISRSSAPFVRIRRIMIPSVLQFANLVFCIAQSMSPILPNVWLVFILIFYEGLLGGAAYVNTFLLITEQADLAEREFALGSVGMSDSAGIVLAGLVSLWLEPGLCNYQVNDGRGWCTLE, encoded by the coding sequence ATGCAACTAGAACCTGCTCATCTTGTGTACGCCGCATTTTGGACATTTGGGTTGGTCAACAACGTGCTCTATGTGGTTATCTTGACCGCCGCAGTAGACCTGGTGGGACCTCAAACACCCAAGGCCGTGGTGTTACTGGCCGACGTACTCCCATCGTTCTTGATAAAGCTGGCAGCACCATTTTTTATCCACAAAATCCCCTATAACCGCCGAATAACATTGCTGGTTGGCCTGTCAACTGTGGGAAtgatgtctgtgtcactaGCATCTCCTCTGTTTCTCAAACTCGTGGGAGTGGTGCTGGCTTCTTTCTCTTCCGGTCTGGGCGAGGTCACCTTTCTCCAATTAACCCATTTTTACGATACCAGGGCTCTCAATGGGTGGAGCAGCGGAACTGGAGGTGCAGGGCTAGTGGGTAGCGGGCTGTTCATGCTCTTGACCACGGTACTCGGAGTTTCAGTCAAGACGTCATTGCTTGTCTTTGCATTCTTTCCCCTGGCCTTCTTAGGAGTCTACTTCTATCTCCTTCCTCCTAGAGATTATAACCGTGTACCAGGGGCCTTCCCTGTGCACAGCAATGACCCTGAAACAGGTATTGAAACACAGCCAATCACCTGGGAGTTTGTTGCTTCTGGATACGAAACTACAATGGTCCGTTTGAAGCCGCTGGTTATGCCTTACATGCTGCCTTTGTTTCTGGTCTACTTTTCCGAGTACACCATCAACCAGGGAGTGGCACCCACACTTCTGTTTCCCATGGAAGAGTTGCCCTTTTCTAAGTTCAGAGATGTCTATGTGACCTATGGAACACTATACCAGTTGGGAGTATTTATCTCACGTTCGAGTGCACCATTTGTGAGAATTAGACGAATTATGATCCCCTCAGTGCTCCAGTTTGCCAACCTCGTGTTTTGCATTGCACAGTCTATGTCACCGATATTACCCAACGTCTGGCTGGTGTTCATTCTCATATTCTACGAAGGGCTGCTTGGGGGAGCTGCCTATGTCAACACCTTTCTGCTGATTACCGAACAGGCTGATTTGGCAGAGCGAGAGTTTGCTCTTGGTAGTGTTGGTATGAGTGATTCTGCCGGTATTGTTCTTGCTGGTCTAGTCAGTCTCTGGCTTGAGCCTGGACTGTGTAACTACCAGGTTAATGATGGTCGAGGTTGGTGCACTTTAGAATAG
- a CDS encoding uncharacterized protein (Compare to YALI0F30327g, similar to Saccharomyces cerevisiae CTM1 (YHR109W); ancestral locus Anc_5.419, some similarities with uniprot|P38818 Saccharomyces cerevisiae YHR109w CTM1 cytochrome c methyltransferase), which translates to MNWIKEGKVTLTNTEIFESPGKGKGLRFTKDNVSGIVLRVPNDLLINAEHVSAWTEENKYLTGEHLEFMKASLEWLKSEKDVIVLFMALLASQSSSGMSDYVSSLPKSTEMDQPWSWPETEIFDSLKGTSLLMACVHKKMHVQAKYLAIVGKKGGEKLVSEQQFYLSEQWVVSRSLEIPESPGSETLALTMVPVLDYVNHSPKANCRFEVDSGEVVLIVNEDVLIKAGDEVFINYGPDKSAAEFLFCYGFIDAAHGVTKSITLETPLMLSMDEIDPEYLIKNPDCDAELKSMILKFHSYGARSRLIKLEALNDGEDIIAKVDCDWLWMLTLPVEDLKIDETTAAAEFKGKPLVRTKTVRAQLKQILGDDLNEYITQTSSMKEDIGDYVGHLVREVFIPQLDVEAKSSHPMAERLRQMEKSFLQSIDDIEV; encoded by the coding sequence ATGAACTGGATTAAGGAAGGAAAAGTGACGctcacaaacacagagaTTTTTGAGTCTCCTGGAAAGGGCAAAGGGCTCAGATTCACCAAAGACAATGTCTCCGGTATTGTTCTGAGAGTCCCCAATGATCTGCTCATTAACGCCGAACATGTATCCGCCTGGACCGAGGAGAACAAATACCTCACCGGAGAGCATTTGGAGTTTATGAAAGCGTCATTGGAATGGCTAAAATCTGAGAAAGATGTCATTGTGCTGTTCATGGCCCTGCTGGCTTCTCAGAGCTCATCTGGTATGAGCGATTATGTGTCTTCTCTGCCCAAAAGTACGGAGATGGACCAGCCCTGGTCTTGGCCCGAGACTGAGATCTTTGATAGTCTCAAGGGAACCTCTCTCCTCATGGCGTGTGTTCACAAGAAAATGCATGTGCAGGCAAAATATTTGGCAATTGTCGGCAAGAAAGGAGGAGAGAAACTAGTTTCAGAGCAACAGTTCTATTTATCCGAGCAATGGGTTGTGTCTCGAAGCCTGGAAATTCCTGAGTCTCCTGGATCTGAAACGCTGGCTCTGACCATGGTCCCTGTTCTTGATTACGTCAACCACTCACCCAAGGCAAATTGCCGATTTGAAGTAGACAGTGGAGAGGTGGTTTTAATTGTCAATGAAGATGTGCTAATTAAGGCTGGCGATGAGGTCTTTATCAACTACGGACCTGATAAGAGTGCCGCAGAGTTCCTTTTCTGCTATGGCTTCATTGATGCTGCTCACGGGGTCACCAAGAGCATTACCCTTGAGACTCCTCTCATGCTGTCTATGGATGAGATTGATCCCGAGTatctcatcaagaaccCCGACTGCGacgccgagctcaagaGCATGATTCTCAAGTTCCATAGCTACGGAGCTCGATCTAGACTCATCAAACTGGAGGCTCTGAATGACGGCGAAGACATCATTGCCAAGGTCGACTGTGACTGGTTGTGGATGCTTACCCTGCCCGTGGAAGATCTCAAGATCGACGAGACTACTGCAGCTGCTGAGTTCAAGGGAAAACCTCTCGTTCGAACCAAGACTGTTCGCGCACAGCTCAAACAGATTCTGGGAGATGATCTTAACGAATACATCACCCAGACCAGCAGCATGAAAGAGGACATCGGAGACTACGTCGGCCATCTGGTGAGAGAGGTGTTTATTCCCCAGCTCGATGTTGAGGCTAAAAGCAGTCACCCCATGGCCGAACGTCTCAGACAGATGGAAAAGTCCTTCCTCCAGTCTATTGATGACATTGAGGTTTAG
- a CDS encoding uncharacterized protein (Compare to YALI0F30426g, similar to Saccharomyces cerevisiae LSM7 (YNL147W); ancestral locus Anc_2.119,gnl|GLV|YALI0F30426g [Yarrowia lipolytica] similar to uniprot|P53905 Saccharomyces cerevisiae YNL147W U6 snRNA-associated Sm-like protein LSm3), with product MDRHDNRGGRRGGRGGHGNAGHYGGHNQHQNQQHQQNQQQQNNQNQGQGQGQNQGQSKKLEFPKREPILDLSRFENKRVVVKVTGRKIEGTLKGWDQLMNLILDDVKETIYEDEESEDFAEFEGQKEGKVREIGLAVIRGPNLLSIYPLDGGEGVEVEPKPEVTI from the exons ATGGACCGACACGACAACCGTGGAGGA CGACGAGGCGGCCGAGGCGGCCATGGCAACGCTGGCCATTATGGAGGACACAACCAGCACCAAAATCAGCAACACCAACAGaatcagcagcagcagaacaaccagaaccagggccagggcCAAGGTCAGAACCAGGGCCagtccaagaagctggaatTCCCCAAGCGAGAGCCCATTCTAGATCTGTCTCGATTCGAGAACAAGCGAGTGGTTGTCAAGGTCACTGGCCGAAAGATCGAGGGCACCTTAAAGGGCTGGGATCAGCTCATGAACTTGATTCTCGACGACGTCAAGGAGACCATTtacgaggacgaggagagcGAGGACTTTGCCGAGTTTGAGGGTCAAAAGGAAGGCAAGGTGCGAGAGATCGGTCTGGCGGTCATTCGAGGCCCTAACCTGCTTTCTATCTACCCTCTTGACGGAGGAGAGGGAGTTGAGGTGGagcccaagcccgaggTCACTATTTAA
- a CDS encoding 90S preribosome/SSU processome component KRR1 (Compare to YALI0F30393g, similar to uniprot|P25586 Saccharomyces cerevisiae YCL059c KRR1 unknown function, similar to Saccharomyces cerevisiae KRR1 (YCL059C); ancestral locus Anc_1.6) has translation MVSTHNKDKPWDQPHIDKWAEDEFTEKDNASGLPFAEESSFATLFPKYREGYLKEIWDDVTKALDQKGIACVLDLVEGSMTVKTTRKTYDPYAIMNARDLIKLLARSVPFPQAVKILEDGIACDVIKIGNFTSNKERFVKRRQRLLGPNGNTLKALELLTQCYILVQGNTVSVMGPYTHMKTLRRVIEDCMMNIHPIYHIKELMIKRELAKRPELAEEDWSRFLPQFKKRNVARKKPKTIKNKVRTAFPPAQLPRKVDLQIESGEFFLGADEKRRRADEEKRQQQAARSAEKQAQRELAFIAPDEDEEKAKKEKKKEKKEKKEKKEKKEKKEKKEKKRKSDDSDDEGEKKKKKKKRSVE, from the coding sequence ATGGTCTCTACTCATAACAAAGACAAGCCATGGGATCAGCCCCACATTGATAAGTGGGCCGAGGATGAGTTCACCGAGAAGGACAACGCTTCCGGTCTGCCCTTTGCCGAGGAGTCTTCCTTCGCCACACTGTTCCCCAAGTACCGAGAAGGCTACCTAAAGGAAATCTGGGATGATGTCACCAAAGCCCTCGACCAAAAGGGTATTGCATGTGTTCTGGATCTCGTTGAGGGTTCCATGACCGTCAAAACCACCCGAAAAACTTACGATCCTTACGCCATTATGAACGCTCGAGATctcatcaagctgctggcccGATCGGTGCCTTTCCCCCAGGCAGTCAAGATTCTCGAGGACGGCATTGCATGTGACGTTATCAAGATTGGTAACTtcaccagcaacaaggagaGATTTGTCAAGCGACGACAGCGTCTTCTTGGACCCAACGGTAACACTCTCAAGGCCCTGGAACTGCTCACACAGTGCTATATCCTTGTTCAGGGTAACACCGTCTCTGTCATGGGTCCCTACACACATATGAAGACTCTGCGACGAGTGATTGAGGACTGTATGATGAACATCCACCCCATTTACcacatcaaggagctcatgaTCAAGCGAgagctggccaagcgaCCCGAGCTagccgaggaggactggAGCCGTTTCCTGCCCCagttcaagaagcgaaatgttgctcgaaagaagcccaagaccatcaagaacaaggtTCGAACCGCTTTCCCTCCTGCCCAGCTGCCCCGAAAGGTGGATTTGCAGATCGAGTCTGGAgagttcttcttgggtgCCGATGAGAAGCGACGACGagccgacgaggagaagcgacaACAGCAGGCTGCTCGAAGTGCAGAGAAGCAGGCCCAGAGAGAGCTGGCCTTCATTGCGCCAGACGAGGACGaagagaaggccaagaaggaaaagaagaaggagaagaaggaaaagaaggaaaagaaggaaaagaaggagaagaaggagaagaaggagaagaagcgaaagaGCGATGACAGCGACGATGagggagagaaaaagaagaagaagaagaagcgatCCGTGGAGTAG
- a CDS encoding uncharacterized protein (Compare to YALI0F30437g, no similarity), translating into MALNGYPVSRTLYKPPKSSSRISRKQLPFLLFSLLFTPINTLPMVSFTKLAVASMATLALAAPAPEEAGLIQMRQVVEAHFGGNSEIAKRFVDDAVALDARAAQDWISLFNVFQSFTNAGVSLFLNSIQALKNVSPQQANAAITQAILQAKGALNQLIQWLQNYNGLAGWTKVLVNMFISTGLNAFITNLGLFLITLSTVISQNKLVNTFADDIKGLIATINQAGNLLADIIPGFRQDASMLVGLNSRLQGLLTN; encoded by the coding sequence ATGGCATTGAATGGATACCCTGTTTCCAGGACTCTATATAAACCACCGAAATCCTCCTCTCGAATATCCAGAAAACAACTACcctttcttctcttctctcttctaTTCACTCCAATCAACACATTACCAATGGTCTCTTTCACCAAGCTCGCCGTTGCCTCCATGGCTACTCTTGCCCTCGCTGCCCCCGCTCCTGAGGAGGCTGGCCTCATCCAGATGCGACAGGTTGTCGAGGCTCACTTCGGCGGAAACAGCGAGATCGCCAAGCGATTCGTTGACGATGCTGTTGCCCTCGACGCCCGAGCTGCTCAGGACTGGATTTCTCTCTTCAACGTCTTCCAGAGCTTCACCAACGCTGGTGTATCTCTCTTCCTGAACTCCATccaggctctcaagaacgtTTCCCCCCAGCAGGCCAACGCTGCTATCACCCAGGCCATCCTCCAGGCTAAGGGAGCTCTCAACCAGCTCATCCAGTGGCTGCAGAACTACAATGGACTTGCTGGCTGGACCAAGGTTCTCGTCAACATGTTCATCTCCACTGGCCTGAATGCCTTCATTACCAACCTTGGTCTCTTCCTGATCACTCTTTCTACTGTCATCTCTCAGAACAAGTTGGTCAACACCTTTGCCGATGACATCAAGGGCCTCATCGCTACTATCAACCAGGCCGGTAACCTGCTCGCAGACATTATCCCCGGTTTCCGACAGGATGCTTCTATGCTTGTTGGTCTTAACTCTCGACTCCAGGGTCTTCTCACCAACTAA